The DNA sequence ACAGGCTGGTGCTGATGCACTTGAATTAAATATTTATTATGTAGCAACAAATCCAGAAATGACTGGTAGTGAAGTTGAAAATATTTATATTGATACTTTGCAGGCAGTTAAAAGTCAGGTTAAAATTCCAGTTGCAGTTAAATTAAGTCCATATTTTTCATCTATGGCGAATATGGCAAAAAAATTAGATGAAGCTGGTGCTGATGCACTTGTTTTATTTAATAGATTTTATCAACCAGATTTTGATTTAGAAAAATTAGAGGTTGTGCCAAATCTTATATTAAGTACAAACTGGGAAATGAGATTACCATTAAGATGGATTTCTATTTTATATGGTAACATCAAAGCTTCGCTTGCTGCTACAAGTGGAATACATTCTCATGAAGATGTAATTAAAGTGATAATGGCTGGAGCAGATGTAGCAATGGTTTGTTCTGAACTTTTAATGCATGGAATTGGAAGAATAAAAGAAATGTTGAAAGGTCTCGAAAATTGGATGGAAGAAAATGGTTATAATTCAATCCAGATGATGAAAGGGAGTATGAGTCAAAAGTCAGTTGCTGTACCGTCAGCATTCGAACGAGCAAACTATATGAAGATGTTACAGAGTTATAAAACACATATTTGATATAATATAAATATCGAAACCTTGCCTGAAGCAAACAGGCAGGGTTTCAATTATTCATCTACTTCCAGAAACACTCCTCAAAACTCAAAACGCAAATCTGACGTAAGAAAAAATTGCTGTTAGTTCATACAATTTTAAACAAATAAAATACTTAAACTTTCTCCAAACGATCCCTCACGTATAATGTGTTTAAAATCAAAAATGCTTTTGAAGATGATTAAATTATACTTACATGGGATGAATTTCAGAATTTAATTTCTACCTGATATTGTTTGATTATTATATTTTCATATAAATGAAAAATCAATAGGATATTAAATAAAATTCATTTATTTTAGACTTGTTATCCTATATAAATTGAAATCTGGTTAGTATGAATCAAAATAAAACTTTGACTGCAATAATAGTTGATGATGAACTTCATGGCAGAGAGAATTTAAAGAAAATTATTGAATTATATTGTCCTGAAGTTGAAGTGCTTGACTGTGCTGAATCTGTGCCGAGTGCAATGAAAATAGTTGAAGAATGCAATCCAGATGTGGTTTTTCTTGATATTAGTATGCCTGTACTTGATGGATTCGATTTTCTTAATGAGTTTGAAGAACGAAATTTTATGGTAGTGTTTGTAACAGCTTATGAAGAGTTTGGAATTAAAGCAGTTAAAGCTAATGTTGCAGATTATCTTTTAAAACCTATAAACATCAAAGAACTTAAATTGACAATAAAAAAACTTTTACATAATAAGCAAAAGAATGTGAAAGTCGATACAGTTCATGAAGCAAATAAATTAGTTTTACCTGCATCTCATGGATATGATGTTCTGGAAATTAAGGATGTCATTCGTCTTGAAGCTCAAGGATGTTATACAAAAATATTTTTAAATGGGGGAAAATATAAAACTGTTTCCCGCACATTGAAAGATTTTGAAGATATACTTCCAAAAGATTTATTCTTCCGAACACATAAATCGCATATTGTTAATTTAAAGTGCATAAAAGGATATTCAAGATTTGACGGTTATTATGTATTAATGATGGATAACAGTAAAGTCGAAATATCACGTAGAAAAGTTTCAGAATTTCTTCTAAGATCAAAAGAATTGATGAAAACAGTCTGACAATGATTAAGTATAAAATTACCAGAACGATTTTGGGAATTGTTCTTATAAAATCCCCTCCTTTTAAATATCCCACTTTGATTTTATATTCATTAATGATTTTTATTTTCACTTTTCAATCTCTCTACTCTCAAACTCCTCCATATTACCATTACACTTCATCTGATGGATTACCTTCTTCTACTGTATTTGATATGCTTCAGGATAAAGAAGGATTTATGTGGTTCGGCACTTTGAATGGATTAAGTAGATTTGACGGAAAACATTTTATTAACTTTAATGAAAAGGACGGACTGAATTCTGTTGTAATTACAACATTACTGCATGGTATTAACGGTGAAATTTATATTGGTAATTATGAGAAAGGAATAAACATTTTACGCAATGGTAAAATCGAAAATTTCCGTAGTAAAATAAAAGGGACAAATTTTAATACTTCTTTTTTTCTAAGACAGGATAATAAAATTTATTCTTACTCCAGTTATGGAAGAATAGTATTTTTTAATGAAAATACTGATTCAAGCAAGGATGGTTTTATTGTAGTTCATCCTGCAACTTTTATTATTAGATTAGCCAGATTATCAAATGGAAATATACTTGTATTAACTTCAAAAGGAATATTTCGCATTGAGAATAATAAACTTATTAAAATGAATATAAACGGATTGCCTGATGGTTATTATTATTGTCTTGCTGAACGAAGTGATGGAAGTTATTTTGTTGGAGCAAAAGGAGCAGTTTATCAAATAAATAATAATAGTGTAATTAATAAATTTGTAATGAACTCGTATGCTAATAAACTTATTTATTCAATTTACTGCGATAAAAAAAATAATATTTGGTTCTCAATTCTGGGCAAAGGTTTCTTTCTAATTCCTTCTGGAAGTAATAAAATATTAAATCTCGGTGAAAAGATGGGACTGGAGAATACTCAGATTGATGGCTTTTATGAAGATAAAGAAGAAAATATCTGGATTTCAACATTTGGCAAAGGTGTCTTTTGCTTGAATAACCTTTATTTGAGAAATTATTCTGAAAAAGATGGATTAACAAATAATAATGTCAACTGTATTGAAAAAGAAAAGTCAGGTAAAATTTTATTTGGTACAATAAACGGCATTAATATTCTTGATAATGGAATTATTAGTCCACTCAAAAATAAATCTGGCAAAATTTTAACGGGCTACATAAATGATATTAAATCTTACGATAAGAATATATATATCAACTGGGCTTCTGAAACTCCTGAAATAAAAAGTGTATCTTATAAAGATTTGAATTTTCATTTCGTAAATTTTCCTTCGTTCTATAAAACAAGATCAGGACTTTATATTTATGGAAATGTGGGAAATGATATTAGGATTTTAAATGAGTATAAAACAAAATTCAAAGGAACTATACCAATAACAATTTTTGGAGACAGCCTTTCAACAAATCGAATAAATGCCATTGTTGAAGACTCAAAAAATAATATTTGGATTGGTACAAGTCTTGGTCTTTGCAAACTTTCTGAAATAAATATAAAAACCACTCCAATTAAATTCACTAAAACTTTCTTTCCAGATAATCCTGTGCTCAGTTCAAAAATTAATTCGATTTACACCGATAAAAAAAACAGAGTTTGGTTTACAGGAGTAAAAGGTATTGCCTGTTACGATCTTGAAACTGATTCTATTGCAAATAATTTGAGCATAATAGATCTTGATAATTCACTTCCAACTTCTGTAGCAATAGATAGTAAACAGAGAATCTGGATTGGAACAATGAAAGGACTTTATCTACTTGATAATGGAAAAACAAAATTCCTGAATAGAAACGAAGGTTTGCCTTCAAACGAAATACTTTCTCTTTATTTTGATGATGAAAAAAATTCTTTATATATCGGCACAAGTGATGGAATTTCTTTACTTGATATGACTTCATTCGATTCTTATGTAAATCCTAAACTCACAGTACAAATGCTAAATATCAAAGCTGGTGATTCGGTTTATACTAACTACAGCAATTTGGTTTTTAATCCTGAACAGCATGATATCTTTATTAATTACAAAACCATAAGTTATTCTTCTCCAGGTTCAATCAAATATAAATATAAGCTTAATGATGATCCATGGATTGAAACAGAAAATGATTTTTTAAATTTCTTAGCCCTAAAACATGGAGATTACAAACTACAGATAAAAGCAAAAACGCAAAATGCTGATTGGAGTAAAACATATTTTCTTTCTTTCCGTATTCTGCCGAGATTCATTGAAACAATCTGGTTCGAGATTTTACTTATAAGTGTACTTGTCAGTTTGTTTGTGCTAATCATAATTTGGCGTTTAAAATTGAACAACAAAAAAATTAGACTTGAATTAGAATTAACTGAGAAAATCAATAATCTCAAGCATCAGGCATTATCTGCGATGATGAATCCTCATTTTATTTTTAATTCACTCAATTCAGTACAGTTTTTAATAAATAGCAAGAAGAATGAAGAAGCGAATAACTACATTGCAATGATGGCAAAATTAATTAGAAAAAATCTTGACACTGCAGGAAATGGATTTATACTTTTATCGGAAGAGATAAATCGATTGAAACTTTATCTTGATCTTGAAAAGTTGAGATTTCAGGAAAGATTTTCCTATGAGATTATTTTAGGTGAAGATGTTAAACCTGATTCACTTTTAATACCAAATATGATAATTCAACCATTTGTTGAAAATTCTTTGTGGCATGGTATTATAAATTCAGGAAATAATGGACTGCTAACAATTTCTTTTTTATTTGAGAATATTGAGATTGATTCAATAATAAGTAAATCGCTAATAATAAAAGTAACTGATAATGGAGTTGGAATTAAACAGGCAAAACAAAATAGAAGAGAAGACCACATCTCAAAAGGGATTCAGATTATTGAAGAACGTCTGAAACTTTTGAGTACTAAAATGGAACTACCTAAACCAATTATACTTGAAGATTTGAGTGAAAGATATGTTAACTCACATGGAACTGAAGTTATAATTTCACTTTCTTCACCAATGTATAAAGACATTTCGATTAATTAATTCCCCTTGAAATTATCTCACCTATAACATTTCGTAAAACAACCACACTTTATCTAAACCGTTAATTTAAAATTTACTACCGATCATTTATTAAAAAACACCGTATCCTTATTTAATATTTCACAAACACAATTATGAAATTAAATTTGACACAAAAATGGATATGGTTATGATTACTATAAGAAATATACTTGAAAAGATTTCATCAATCATAAATAAATATTTTTTCAAAAAGAAAAGTTCTTTCCCTCTCATAATTATCAAGAAAGAAAATGACGATGAAATTATTAAAGAATATAAGTCTATTGAAGATGTAATTATTGACTTAGAAAATGATCCAAATGTTTCTTCAGAGAAAATAGAGATACTTAAAATATCTCTGAAAAAATTAAAGAATAGAACTTCTATTAAAATCAAAGATGGGGAAATCATTAAATAAAATTAAAAAGGAGAAAAAATGGGGATTTTAATAAATGCTTTCAAAGTAAAATATATTCTAATTACATTTCTTTGCGTTGCTTTTAATACTAATCAAGCAATAGCACAGGTAAAATCATCCAGAATTCATTTTGTTGAAACCAGGCACAATTTCGGCAAAGTAGAACAGGGCACAGTACTTATATATGGATATAAATTTAAGAATACAGGTGAAGATACACTTGTAATAAAAAATATTCGTGCCAGTTGTGGATGTACAGGTGTAACAATTGGCGAAAAGAAAAAATTTATTACTGAAGAAGAAGGTGAAATTAAAGTTAGTTTTGATACAAATGGTAGATCTGGTATTCAAAACAAAACAATTTCAGTTCAAACAAACGATCCTGAAAATCCTGATGTGCTGCTTTCTTTTACGTGTGAAATATTGAGTAAATAATTAAAAAAATAAAATCAAAGGATATTTAAAATGAAAAAAATAAATAAATTAATTGCAATTCTGTTCTTCTTGTTTGCAATAACTAATATTTTTTCCCAGTCGGCTTTTGTTAACTGGCCATTAACAAGTAATCAAAATCCAAACACACCTACTGGAAATATACAAGCATTCCCACAAGTTATAGGAACACCATCTTCACCATATAAATTAGAAATGTGGCCACAACAACCTTATGCTACTAATGGTCAACAACTCTGGACTGGTAATCAAGGAACTGGATGGATTGCGGGTATGCCGGATTATACAAGATATATTCAATTTGATGTTAATCCTACTTCTGGAAATAACTTTACAGTACAAAATATTTCTTTTCAATATAGCGATTATCCAACTCCTACTAATACAGATTTCCATATACTGAAAAGTGAAGTCTGGTATGCGATTGATAATAACTGGAATAGTAGTGTTAAACTTAATTCAAATCCATTGGACTATTTGTCATCATCAATCCAGAATTTTTCTGGCAGTGTTAATGTACTGGTTCAAAACGGTCATACTTTTTCAATTAGGATTTATCCTTATGCTCCTAATGGAGCTGTAGCTATGACTCCTTCTTTTTCTACACATAGAAATGTGATTATTGAGGGGAGAACATCACCAGCTTTAACCACCAGTTCTATATGCGGAATAAAATTTAATGACAGGAATGGAGATGGAATAAAAAATGGAGATGATGAAGGGTTACAAGGATGGACAATTAATTTATCAATGGGAGCAGTTAATATGACTGCAACAACTGGTGCTGATGGAAGTTATTGTTTTAATAATTTATCTGCAGGAACATATACTCTTTCGGAAACTCCACAAGAAGACTGGGCTCAAACATACCCGCTAAATCCATCAACCCACACTGTAGAGCTTTCAGAAGGGGAAAATATTTTGAATGTAGATTTTGGTAATAAGCAAATTGTCGGTTTCATCTCTGGAACAAAATTCAATGATATAAATGGAAGTGGAGACCAACAACTTCCCGATGAACCTGGATTAGCAAATTGGACTATAATAATTAGCGGTCCTGTTACTGTAAGTACTACAACCGATGCCAACGGTTATTATCGAATTGACCATTTACCTCCTGGAACGTATACAATACAGGAAGTAAATCAACAGGGTTGGCGACCTATAAATCCTCCATCCGGTTCTTATGTTGTAGTTATTTCAGAAGGAGAAGGATTGTGGAAAGATTTTGCAAATCAACAAATTGGTTCAATCTGCGGGACAAAGTTTAATGACTTAAATGGTAATGGTAATAAGGATGAAGGAGAACCAGGAATTTTAGGATGGACAATAACTTTATCAGGTGGCGCTGTTCCTATGACTAGAACAACTGGCGAAGATGGGAGTTATTGCTTTAACGATTTGCCAGCAGGAACTTACACACTTGAAGAAACACAACAGGATGCCTGGCAACAAACTTTTCCAGCTTCTCCAGGTACACAAACAGTAATTCTATCTGCAGGGCAAAGTGTGAGTGATATTGATTTTGGTAATAGACAATTAGTTTGTTCAATCTGCGGGACAAAGTTTAA is a window from the Rosettibacter firmus genome containing:
- a CDS encoding LytR/AlgR family response regulator transcription factor; this encodes MNQNKTLTAIIVDDELHGRENLKKIIELYCPEVEVLDCAESVPSAMKIVEECNPDVVFLDISMPVLDGFDFLNEFEERNFMVVFVTAYEEFGIKAVKANVADYLLKPINIKELKLTIKKLLHNKQKNVKVDTVHEANKLVLPASHGYDVLEIKDVIRLEAQGCYTKIFLNGGKYKTVSRTLKDFEDILPKDLFFRTHKSHIVNLKCIKGYSRFDGYYVLMMDNSKVEISRRKVSEFLLRSKELMKTV
- a CDS encoding DUF1573 domain-containing protein, whose protein sequence is MGILINAFKVKYILITFLCVAFNTNQAIAQVKSSRIHFVETRHNFGKVEQGTVLIYGYKFKNTGEDTLVIKNIRASCGCTGVTIGEKKKFITEEEGEIKVSFDTNGRSGIQNKTISVQTNDPENPDVLLSFTCEILSK
- a CDS encoding dihydroorotate dehydrogenase-like protein — translated: MDLSTNYMGLKLKNPIVPSASPLSQSIDTVKAMEEAGAAAIVVYSLFEEQIIHESGELDHYLSYHAESFAEALNYFPQPEEFHLTPYQYLDHIAQLKKSVKIPVIGSLNGVSKGGWVQYAKSIEQAGADALELNIYYVATNPEMTGSEVENIYIDTLQAVKSQVKIPVAVKLSPYFSSMANMAKKLDEAGADALVLFNRFYQPDFDLEKLEVVPNLILSTNWEMRLPLRWISILYGNIKASLAATSGIHSHEDVIKVIMAGADVAMVCSELLMHGIGRIKEMLKGLENWMEENGYNSIQMMKGSMSQKSVAVPSAFERANYMKMLQSYKTHI
- a CDS encoding ligand-binding sensor domain-containing protein, encoding MIKYKITRTILGIVLIKSPPFKYPTLILYSLMIFIFTFQSLYSQTPPYYHYTSSDGLPSSTVFDMLQDKEGFMWFGTLNGLSRFDGKHFINFNEKDGLNSVVITTLLHGINGEIYIGNYEKGINILRNGKIENFRSKIKGTNFNTSFFLRQDNKIYSYSSYGRIVFFNENTDSSKDGFIVVHPATFIIRLARLSNGNILVLTSKGIFRIENNKLIKMNINGLPDGYYYCLAERSDGSYFVGAKGAVYQINNNSVINKFVMNSYANKLIYSIYCDKKNNIWFSILGKGFFLIPSGSNKILNLGEKMGLENTQIDGFYEDKEENIWISTFGKGVFCLNNLYLRNYSEKDGLTNNNVNCIEKEKSGKILFGTINGINILDNGIISPLKNKSGKILTGYINDIKSYDKNIYINWASETPEIKSVSYKDLNFHFVNFPSFYKTRSGLYIYGNVGNDIRILNEYKTKFKGTIPITIFGDSLSTNRINAIVEDSKNNIWIGTSLGLCKLSEINIKTTPIKFTKTFFPDNPVLSSKINSIYTDKKNRVWFTGVKGIACYDLETDSIANNLSIIDLDNSLPTSVAIDSKQRIWIGTMKGLYLLDNGKTKFLNRNEGLPSNEILSLYFDDEKNSLYIGTSDGISLLDMTSFDSYVNPKLTVQMLNIKAGDSVYTNYSNLVFNPEQHDIFINYKTISYSSPGSIKYKYKLNDDPWIETENDFLNFLALKHGDYKLQIKAKTQNADWSKTYFLSFRILPRFIETIWFEILLISVLVSLFVLIIIWRLKLNNKKIRLELELTEKINNLKHQALSAMMNPHFIFNSLNSVQFLINSKKNEEANNYIAMMAKLIRKNLDTAGNGFILLSEEINRLKLYLDLEKLRFQERFSYEIILGEDVKPDSLLIPNMIIQPFVENSLWHGIINSGNNGLLTISFLFENIEIDSIISKSLIIKVTDNGVGIKQAKQNRREDHISKGIQIIEERLKLLSTKMELPKPIILEDLSERYVNSHGTEVIISLSSPMYKDISIN